TGTCCAATAGAAACACCAGAAGGGCCAAATATTGGGCTTATTGGATCGCTTGCTACTTATGCTAAAATTAATAAGTATGGATTTATTGAAACACCATATGTAAAAGTAGAAAATGGAATAGCTTTAGTTGATGATGTTCATTATCTTGCTGCTGATGAAGAAGATGGACTATTTATAGCCCAAGCTGATACAAAGCTTGATAAAAATAATAAGTTGCAAGGTTTAGTAGTTTGTAGATATGGACATGAAATAGTTGAAATAGAACCTGAAAGAGTAAACTATATGGATGTTTCACCTAAACAAGTTGTATCTGTCTCAGCAGGACTTATACCATTCCTAGAACACGATGATGCTAATAGAGCATTGATGGGCTCAAACATGCAAAGACAAGCTGTACCTTTGTTAAGATCTGAAGCACCTTTTATAGGAACAGGACTTGAAAGAAAAGTTGCAGTTGATTCAGGAGCAGTTGTAACAGCTAAGGTATCTGGAAAAGTAACTTATGTAGATGGTAAAAAGATAATAATTGAAGATAAGGATAAAAAGGAACATACATATAGACTTTTAAATTATGAAAGATCTAACCAATCAATGTGTTTACATCAAACACCTTTAGTTGATTTAGGAGATACAGTAAAAGCTGGAGATATAATTGCAGATGGACCTGCTACAAGATTAGGAGATTTATCATTGGGAAGAAATATCCTTATGGGATTTATGCCTTGGGAAGGATATAATTATGAAGATGCTATTTTGATCTCTGATAGACTTAGAAAAGATGATGTATTTACATCAATACATATTGAAGAATATGAAATTGATGCAAGAACTACAAAATTAGGTGATGAAGAAATCACAAGAGAAATCCCTAATGTATCAGAAAGTGCTTTAAGAAACTTAGATGAAAATGGTGTAATTATGATAGGTTCAGAAGTAGGACCTGGAGATATATTAGTTGGTAAAACAGCCCCTAAAGGAGAAACAGAACCACCTGCTGAAGAAAAACTTTTAAGAGCTATATTTGGAGAAAAAGCAAGAGATGTAAGAGATACATCACTTACTATGCCACATGGTTCTAAGGGAGTTGTTGTTGATATTCTTGAGCTTTCAAGAGAAAATGGAGATGAACTAAAGGCCGGAGTAAATAAATCTATAAGAGTTTTAGTTGCTGAAAAACGTAAAATAACTGTTGGAGATAAGATGTCAGGAAGACATGGGAATAAAGGGGTTGTTTCAAGAGTATTACCAGCAGAGGATATGCCTTTCTTAGAAGATGGAACTCATTTAGATGTTGTATTAAATCCACTTGGAGTACCTTCTCGTATGAATATAGGACAAGTTCTTGAAGTTCACTTAGGTATGGCAATGAGAAGCTTAAATGGAGGAACTTGTATATCTACTCCAGTATTTGATGGAGCAACTGAAGAACAAGTAAAAGATTATCTTGAAAAACAAGGATATCCAAGAACAGGAAAAGTAACTTTATATGATGGAAGAACAGGAGAAAAGTTTGATAATAAAGTTACAGTTGGAATAATGTATATGTTAAAATTACACCACCTAGTTGAAGATAAAATGCATGCCAGAGCCATAGGACCTTATTCATTGGTAACTCAACAACCACTTGGAGGTAAGGCACAATTTGGTGGGCAAAGACTTGGAGAAATGGAAGTCTGGGCTTTGGAAGCATATGGAGCATCTAATATACTTCAAGAAATGCTAACAGTAAAATCAGATGACATTACTGGAAGAACTAAAACTTATGAAGCTATAATCAAAGGTGAAGCTATGCCAGAATCTGATTTACCAGAATCATTTAAAGTTTTATTAAAAGAATTTCAAGCATTAGCTCTTGATATAGAATTATGTGATGAAGAAGATAATGTTATAAATGTTGATGAAGAAATAGGAATTGAAGATACTCCAACAGAATATTCACCACAATATGAAATGGAAATGACTGGGCTTCATGAAATAGATGAAGATGCGGAAGATTTTGAAGAGTAAATGAAAGATGTTTCATTAAGGAGGAATATTAATTAATGGGAATAAGAAATTTTGAAAAAATTAGAATAAAATTAGCATCTCCTGAAAAAATATTGGAATGGTCTCATGGTGAGGTAACAAAGCCTGAGACTATAAATTATAGAACACTTAATCCTGAAAGAGATGGATTATTCTGTGAAGTAATATTTGGACCAACAAAAGATTGGGAATGTTCTTGTGGAAAATACAAAAGAATGAGATATAAGGGTTTAGTTTGTGAAAAGTGTGGAGTTGAAGTAACAAGAGCTAAGGTTAGAAGAGAAAGAATGGGACATATAACTTTAGCATCTCCTGTTTCTCATATTTGGTACTCAAAAGGAAGCCCAAATAAAATGTCCCTAATTATTGGTATTTCATCTAAAGAATTAGAATCGGTTCTATATTTTGCAAGATATATAGTAACTTCTAGCCAAGAAGATTCAGTAACAGTTGGAAAGATATTGACTGAGAAAGAATACAAATTATTAAAACAATTATATGGTAATAAGTTTGAAGCATATATGGGAGCAGATGGAATTTTAAAACTTCTTACAGCAATTGATTTAGAAGTATTAAGAGATGAGTTAGAAAAAGAACTTGCAGAAGCAAATTCAGCTCAAAAAAGAAAGAAGCTTGTAAAAAGATTAAAAATAGTTAGAGATTTTATAGCTTCTGGAAATAGACCTGAATGGATGATACTTACAAATGTTCCTGTAATTCCAGCTGAATTAAGACCGATGGTTCAACTTGATGGAGGAAGATTTGCAACATCTGACTTAAATGACTTATATAGAAGAGTTATAAATAGAAATAACAGACTTAAAAAATTGCTAGAAATAAGAGCTCCAGAAATTGTTGTAAAAAATGAAAAAAGAATGTTACAGGAAGCAGTAGATGCTCTTATTGATAATGGTAGAAGAGGTAAACCAGTAGTTGCTCAAAATAATAGAGAATTAAAATCTTTATCTGATATGTTGAAAGGAAAACAAGGAAGATTTAGACAAAATCTATTAGGAAAAAGAGTTGACTATTCAGCAAGATCAGTTATAGTTGTTGGACCTTCTTTAAAAATGAATCAATGTGGTATACCTAAGAAAATGGCTCTTGAATTGTATAAACCATTTATAATGAGGGAATTAGTAAGAAGAGAATTAGCTAATAATATAAAAATGGCTAAAAAATTAGTTGAAGAATCTGATGATAAGGTTTGGGCAGTAATAGAAGATGTTATAGCAGATCATCCTGTATTATTAAACAGAGCCCCTACATTACATAGATTATCAATACAAGCATTCCAACCTGTATTGATAGAAGGTAAGGCAATAAGATTACATCCTCTTGTTTGTTCTGCCTTCAATGCTGACTTTGATGGTGACCAAATGGCTGTGCATTTAACTTTATCGCCTGAATCAATGATGGAAGCTAAACTTTTAATGTTTGCTCCTAATAACATTATTTCACCATCTAATGGTGAGCCTATTGCTGTTCCTTCTCAAGATATGGTAATGGGATGTTTCTATATGACTGAAACAAAAGCTGGAGAAAAAGGAGAAGGAAAATTATTCTCTAATATAGAGCAAGTAATAACTGCTTATCAAAATGATAAAGTAGGAACTCACGCTATAATAAAAGTTAGAATAAATGGAGAATTAGTAGAAACAACTCCAGGAAGAGTTTTATTTAATGAAATTTTACCAGAAATAGATAGAAATTATCATAAAACTTATGGTAAAAAGGAAATAAAAGCTTTAATTAAATCTTTATATGAAGGGCATGGTTTTACTGAAACAGCAGAGCTTATAAATAGAGTTAAAAACTTTGGATATCATTATGGTACATTTGCTGGAGTTTCAGTGGGTATTGAAGATTTGGAAATTCCAAAAGAAAAGAAATCTTTATTAAATAAAGCAGATAAAGAAGTTGCTCAAATTGAAAAAGACTATAAATCTGGAAAAATTATAAATGAAGAAAGATATAGAAAGACAATAGAAGTT
The Fusobacterium simiae genome window above contains:
- the rpoB gene encoding DNA-directed RNA polymerase subunit beta, yielding MQKLIERLDFGKIKPRGKMPHFLEFQLNSYEDFLQTNMSPNKREEKGFELAFKEIFPIESSNGDVRLEYIGYELHEAEAPLNDELECKKRGKTYSNSLKVRLRLINKKMGNEIQESLVYFGEVPKMTDRATFIINGAERVVVSQLHRSPGVSFSKEVNTQTGKDLFSGKIIPYKGTWLEFETDKNDFLSVKIDRKKKVLATIFLKAVDFFKDNNEIRDYFLETKELNLKALYKKYSKEPEELLNILKQELDGSIIKEDILDEETGEFIAETEAFINEELINSLIENKVENISYWHVGPENKLIVNTLMNDTTLTENDAVVEVFKKLRPGDQVTVDSARSLIRQMFFNPQRYDLEPVGRYKMNKRLKLDVPEDQISLTRDDVLGTIKYVIELNNGEQNVHTDDIDNLSNRRIRGVGELLLMQIKTGLAKMNKMVREKMTTQDIETVTPQSLLNTRPLNALIQDFFGSGQLSQFMDQSNPLAELTHKRRISALGPGGLSRERAGFEVRDVHDSHYGRICPIETPEGPNIGLIGSLATYAKINKYGFIETPYVKVENGIALVDDVHYLAADEEDGLFIAQADTKLDKNNKLQGLVVCRYGHEIVEIEPERVNYMDVSPKQVVSVSAGLIPFLEHDDANRALMGSNMQRQAVPLLRSEAPFIGTGLERKVAVDSGAVVTAKVSGKVTYVDGKKIIIEDKDKKEHTYRLLNYERSNQSMCLHQTPLVDLGDTVKAGDIIADGPATRLGDLSLGRNILMGFMPWEGYNYEDAILISDRLRKDDVFTSIHIEEYEIDARTTKLGDEEITREIPNVSESALRNLDENGVIMIGSEVGPGDILVGKTAPKGETEPPAEEKLLRAIFGEKARDVRDTSLTMPHGSKGVVVDILELSRENGDELKAGVNKSIRVLVAEKRKITVGDKMSGRHGNKGVVSRVLPAEDMPFLEDGTHLDVVLNPLGVPSRMNIGQVLEVHLGMAMRSLNGGTCISTPVFDGATEEQVKDYLEKQGYPRTGKVTLYDGRTGEKFDNKVTVGIMYMLKLHHLVEDKMHARAIGPYSLVTQQPLGGKAQFGGQRLGEMEVWALEAYGASNILQEMLTVKSDDITGRTKTYEAIIKGEAMPESDLPESFKVLLKEFQALALDIELCDEEDNVINVDEEIGIEDTPTEYSPQYEMEMTGLHEIDEDAEDFEE